A single genomic interval of Helicoverpa armigera isolate CAAS_96S chromosome 22, ASM3070526v1, whole genome shotgun sequence harbors:
- the Mdh2 gene encoding malate dehydrogenase, mitochondrial, protein MFSRVLKPVATVAVQNGAKNFSTSSELKMKVMVAGASGGIGQPLSLLLKQNPLISQLALYDIAPVTPGVAVDLSHMDTPAKVLGYKGPEELACAVADSHVIVVPAGVPRKPGMTRDDLFNVNASIVRDLAECVAKNAPKAIMCIITNPVNSMVPIASEVLKKNGVYDPNRVLGVTTLDVVRACSFIGTINGVDPRCVTIPVIGGHSGVTIIPVLSQANPAPKLTDQSKIEALTKRIQEAGTEVVKAKAGGGSATLSMAWAGARIANAVLRGLKGEENVVECAYVKSDLTEAKYFANPLCFGKNGVAKNLGYGKLNAYEQQLLKAAIPELKKNIETGEKFVSK, encoded by the exons TCCCGTGTGCTGAAACCCGTTGCCACCGTGGCTGTCCAGAATGGCGCCAAAAACTTTTCCACCAGCTCAGAG CTGAAAATGAAAGTGATGGTTGCTGGCGCATCCGGCGGCATCGGCCAGCCCCTGTCTCTGCTGCTGAAGCAGAACCCCTTGATCTCCCAACTGGCCCTGTACGACATCGCGCCGGTGACCCCGGGAGTCGCCGTGGACCTGTCCCACATGGACACGCCCGCCAAGGTGCTGGGCTACAAGGGACCCGAGGAGCTGGCGTGTGCCGTCGCAG ACTCACATGTGATTGTGGTACCCGCGGGTGTCCCCCGCAAGCCTGGCATGACCAGAGATGACCTGTTCAACGTGAACGCCTCCATCGTGAGGGACCTTGCTGAGTGCGTTGCCAAGAACGCCCCCAAAGCTATTATGTGCATCATCACCAACCCTGTCAACTCTATGGTGCCTATTGCCTCTGAAGTCCTGAAGAAG AACGGAGTATACGACCCCAACCGCGTGCTCGGAGTCACAACCCTGGACGTTGTCCGTGCCTGCTCCTTCATCGGCACCATCAACGGAGTGGACCCTCGCTGCGTCACCATCCCGGTCATCGGAGGCCACTCGGGCGTCACCATCATCCCTGTGCTGTCTCAGGCCAACCCCGCGCCCAAGCTCACCGACCAGTCCAAGATCGAAGCGCTTACTAAGAGGATCCAGGAAGCCGGTACTGAG GTAGTGAAGGCTAAGGCCGGTGGTGGTTCCGCCACGCTGTCCATGGCGTGGGCCGGCGCCAGGATCGCCAACGCTGTCCTCCGGGGATTGAAG GGCGAGGAGAACGTAGTAGAATGCGCGTACGTAAAATCCGACTTGACCGAAGCGAAATACTTCGCCAACCCTCTGTGCTTCGGCAAGAACGGAGTCGCCAAGAACCTGGGCTACGGCAAGCTCAACGCGTACGAACAGCAGCTGCTGAAGGCCGCCATCCCTGAGCTCAAGAAGAACATTGAGACAGGAGAGAAATTCGTTTCGAAGTAA